From a region of the Solanum stenotomum isolate F172 chromosome 2, ASM1918654v1, whole genome shotgun sequence genome:
- the LOC125854633 gene encoding WAT1-related protein At2g39510-like, whose protein sequence is MSSNSKECLMKNLKRSKPYLAVIFLQFGFGGSAIIAKTALNNGMSHYTFAVYRNLFAAVVFAPFAALLERKIRPKMTLSIFWKIMLLGLLEPVIDQNLYYAGMKYTTATFATAMCNVLPAITFLLAWILRLENVNVWKVGSQAKIIGTIITLGGATIMTLVGGPTIGLPWTKHHNNVPTTTNVVSPNELNPLKGAIFITAGCFCWAFFYNLQAITLKNYQAGMSLTSLICMSGTLQGTALTLLVQRGNFGIWSIHWGSSLFYASLYCGIVNSGIGYYVSGLIMNEKGPVFVTAFNPLNMVIVAILGSFILSEQLNMGRVVGAAVIVVGLYLVIWGTSKDKISTKIVRTNIENVESNNDKELAEIKSSNQLVIGDESV, encoded by the exons atgtcatcaaattcaaaagaaTGTTTAATGAAGAATTTAAAGAGATCAAAGCCATATTTGGCTgtaattttcttgcaatttgGATTTGGAGGGTCAGCCATAATAGCTAAAACTGCATTAAATAATGGGATGAGCCATTATACTTTTGCTGTCTATAGAAATCTCTTTGCTGCTGTTGTATTTGCTCCTTTTGCTGCTCTTCTTGAAAG GAAAATAAGGCCCAAAATGACTCTATCCATCTTCTGGAAGATTATGTTGCTGGGCTTATTGGA gCCTGTTATAGACCAAAATTTATATTATGCAGGGATGAAATATACCACTGCTACTTTTGCAACTGCAATGTGTAATGTTCTTCCAGCCATCACCTTTTTATTAGCCTGGATACTAAG GCTTGAAAATGTGAATGTATGGAAAGTAGGTAGCCAAGCAAAAATAATTGGGACAATAATAACACTTGGAGGTGCAACAATTATGACCCTTGTTGGAGGCCCAACAATTGGATTGCCATGGACCAAACATCATAACAATGTTCCTACTACTACTAATGTTGTTTCTCCCAATGAACTCAATCCTCTTAAAGGTGCCATCTTCATTACTGCTGGTTGTTTCTGTTGGGCCTTCTTCTACAATCTTCAG GCAATTACATTGAAGAATTATCAAGCAGGAATGTCACTTACTTCTTTAATATGTATGTCTGGGACTCTACAAGGCACTGCACTAACTCTTTTGGTTCAAAGGGGCAATTTTGGAATTTGGTCTATTCACTGGGGCTCCAGTTTATTCTATGCATCACTTTACTGT GGAATTGTTAATTCAGGGATTGGCTATTATGTTTCTGGATTAATAATGAATGAGAAAGGACCAGTTTTTGTGACAGCTTTTAATCCTCTAAATATGGTTATTGTTGCAATTTTGggttcatttattttatctgAGCAGCTCAACATGGGAAG GGTTGTGGGAGCTGCTGTAATTGTTGTTGGATTATACCTAGTAATATGGGGTACTAGCAAGgacaaaatttcaacaaaaatagtGAGAACcaatattgaaaatgttgaatCAAATAATGATAAAGAATTAGCAGAGATTAAATCTTCAAACCAGTTAGTGATTGGAGATGAATCTGTTTAA